The sequence ATCACGGATTGATACTCAGTTTTTCCGCCCGACGCGCTGGGGGCAGGGCGTCGGGCTTTTGAAAATCTTCGCCACATTTTCACCGCGCGGTGGGGTCAGATGATCCTACCAATGGCGCGCGTCCCGGCAGCAAGATCGAGCCGTCGCGTGATCCCGATCGCCTGCAGGAACGCCTCGTCGTGGCTGACGACGAGCAGCGCGCCGTCATAGGCTCTCAAGCCAGCTTCAACGGCCTCGATCGACTCGATGTCGAGATGATTTGTCGGCTCGTCCAGGATCAGCAGGGACGGCGGCCTCGTCCCGCCCAGCACGCAGGCAAGCCCCGCACGGAACATTTGACCACCACTCAGGCTGCCGGCGACTTGCAACGCTGCATCGGCGCGAAACATGAACCGGGCCAGCGCGGCATGGCACGCATTCGCGCCCGCCGCTGGATTGAGGCGGCCGAAGTTCTCCAGGATCGATAGAGCGGGATCAAGCAGGCTGACCTTCTGATCGAACAGCGCGAAGTCGGGCCTGACCCGCACAGTGCCTGCAACGGGGCGCAACTCGCCAGCAATGAGCTTCAGCAGCGTCGTCTTGCCCGAGCCGTTGGTCCCGACGAGCGCGACGCGCTCCGGCCCGACCATCGTGAACGACAGATCGTGCAAGACCGGCTGCTCCCGTCGATAGCCGGCGCTGACGCCGTCGAGCCAGACCACTTCCCTCCCGGCGGGCAGGCCGGTCACAGGTAGCTTCACCGACAGCGGCTGAAGAACCTCGATACGCCGGCGTGCGGTGTCGATCGCCTCCAGCGCGTTCGCCCGCCGCCGCTCGGCGATTTGCGCATTCTTGCCGCCGCTATCCTCGCTGCGATCCCTGCGTGCACCGGCCAGGATGCGCGGCATGTCGCCCTTCGCCTGTTTCTTCTTGCCGCCGCTGTCCTTGCGCGCTTTCCGCTCGGCGGCTTCCTGGGCCTTGCCATCGATCTCGGACAGGCGCCGCTCGGCATGCGCGAGATCGTGCCTGACGGAAGCGAGCTCGATTGCCTTCTGCTCGCGGTAACGGCTCCAATTGCCGCCGTATCGTGTTGCGCCCAGCGACGTCAGCTCGACGATCGCATCCATCGTCTCGAGCAGGTCCCGGTCATGGCTGACGACGATTGCGCCGCCGCGGCAGCCGGCGAGAAGGTCGGTCACCGCCTCGCGTCCGTCCCGGTCGAGATTGTTGGTGGGCTCATCGAGCAGAAGGAAATCAGGCTCGGCAAACACCAGCGCAGCAAGACGAACGCGCGTGATCTGGCCGCCGGACAGGTGCGAGAGCTGCGCCTCGGGCGAGAGATCGAAGCCGAAGCGCGCCAGCGCGGCTTGAAGCCGTGCTTCGAGTGTCCAGTCGATCCCGGCGATGTCGTCCGCCGAGGCGTCGCCCTGCTCCGCACGGCGCATCAGTTCGAGGACATGGCGCACACCGAACAGATCAGCCACCGTGCTGTCTGCAGGCGGTTGCACGGCCTGGCGCAGCAGGCCGATGGTGCCGTTGATCAGGACTCGCCCGGACTGGGGAACATGCTCGCCCAAGATCGACGCGAGCAGCGTCGTCTTGCCGACACCGTTGCGGCCAACGAGACCGGTGCGCTCGGCAGTGAATGTCAGATCGATGCTGGAAAGAAGAGAACGGCCGTCAGGTGTGGACAGCGAGAGGTTCGACAGGATGATCGAAGCAGGCATGGAATTCCCCGTGAGCAAGGCGGATGGGCGTTGCGGTCGAGGTAAAATCCATGGCTGCGAAGTTCCTGATTGAGAGCCCTTTAATTAGTCATGCAAGAGCGCAAGATCAAGCCGCGGTTGAGGGAACGACAGCGCGGAAAGCGCTGTCGTTTGAAGCCCGCGATCAGCCCTTCAGCGCGGTGACCACCACCTCGATCAGCGCGCTGCCGCCGAGA comes from Bradyrhizobium sp. CCGE-LA001 and encodes:
- a CDS encoding ABC-F family ATP-binding cassette domain-containing protein, translated to MPASIILSNLSLSTPDGRSLLSSIDLTFTAERTGLVGRNGVGKTTLLASILGEHVPQSGRVLINGTIGLLRQAVQPPADSTVADLFGVRHVLELMRRAEQGDASADDIAGIDWTLEARLQAALARFGFDLSPEAQLSHLSGGQITRVRLAALVFAEPDFLLLDEPTNNLDRDGREAVTDLLAGCRGGAIVVSHDRDLLETMDAIVELTSLGATRYGGNWSRYREQKAIELASVRHDLAHAERRLSEIDGKAQEAAERKARKDSGGKKKQAKGDMPRILAGARRDRSEDSGGKNAQIAERRRANALEAIDTARRRIEVLQPLSVKLPVTGLPAGREVVWLDGVSAGYRREQPVLHDLSFTMVGPERVALVGTNGSGKTTLLKLIAGELRPVAGTVRVRPDFALFDQKVSLLDPALSILENFGRLNPAAGANACHAALARFMFRADAALQVAGSLSGGQMFRAGLACVLGGTRPPSLLILDEPTNHLDIESIEAVEAGLRAYDGALLVVSHDEAFLQAIGITRRLDLAAGTRAIGRII